The following are from one region of the Natronosporangium hydrolyticum genome:
- the drmA gene encoding DISARM system helicase DrmA has protein sequence MSEPHPILDVPQEFQSATSFQVRDELADYLRRDLLGPWDGPEEQFSPRARGPRDRYLVGALGPKFNPRSTQEAADRMPDDLGADADTEDGELPEQFSVQNAGRLWASSMGMSFTVSADVPALALTVGWGHYDTVVQATEHGNPRAVWTRRPVEHRVTVPLDGAPQRRFLLTNPGPEDPEDAPAATEVADGSGEGIYLTVEVHSRPNPGGEPTRVVELALINSQPEPAGRADVAWLFQAGLQVSAPDGQAAVFLPVDDPLEDLAEHTTDYEEQHLRLLYRHQLSHAGGRNVAVAVDRRDGERRAWRLTTDWLPSHDVPATIAPPPDESPHLAGLELAMDTLAELPADALAAGLRPLADGYRAWLAERRAEVDSLPEPLRPAAHRALYRAGSIADRIGTGITLLVDEPEALEAFRFANRAMALQRRHTTLAGLRESEGLDYQTARDEVADMGAKVASWRPFQLAFVLLNLPALTDPAHPQRRAEGGSALVDLLFFPTGGGKTEAYLGLTAYTFAVRRRQGMIGAGVDARNGGDGMAVLMRYTLRLLTAQQFQRAAALVCAAEYLRREAELTDGRYGTEPFRIGLWVGSAVAPNWYDEAKRQVDDARTTGKGERVNVLQVLACPWCGERLRGERDLDSRDDERRVRLYCPRGEGAFACPFSRRMSPQEGLPILTVDEELYRYPPSLVIATVDKLAQLPWLGCAGHLFGEVRQRCPRHGYRHPDLDARTGCRGRHNRTDRLPAVTSEPVTPLRPPDLIIQDELHLISGALGTTVGLFEAAVDQLCAWPVPDPDQGQVRAGPVIVASTATTKRADAQVRALYGRELAVFPPPALDVADTFFSRQVPVTRQHPGRRYLGMCAHGVRLKAAEIRLGEILLLAGQTLFDRYGKPADPYMTMVGYFNATRELAGMRRYLDDDVTIRVRRNGRQRGIANRIHSRTGLLNISELTSRISSADIADVLKRLEYGFDPALDTSVRREALATELRAAKKDKREPRIPERAGPMPMDVVLATSMLQVGVDVSRFGLMVVTGQPKNTAEYIQASSRVGRDAERPGLVVTLYNWSRPRDLAHYEHFGHYHATFYRQVEALSVTPYARRALDRGTAATAVAALRHAAPEHSANGGAGRIELSGPVAQQVTERLLARARAAGGERGREYLAERLAVLRDAWASRQRGDYALGYAARRDPQQTYVGLLDAAGDGPWHVLTVPRSMRETENEVNLLVSGGDLTESLMEAPAWGFSRVEAGSGDESDEPAGDEFGEPATTRGGRS, from the coding sequence ATGTCTGAACCGCACCCGATCCTGGACGTGCCGCAGGAGTTCCAGTCCGCCACGTCCTTCCAGGTGCGCGACGAGCTGGCCGACTATCTGCGCCGGGATCTGCTCGGGCCGTGGGACGGGCCGGAGGAGCAGTTTTCGCCCCGGGCGCGGGGGCCCCGGGACCGCTACCTGGTCGGTGCGCTAGGGCCAAAGTTCAACCCGCGCTCCACACAGGAGGCGGCCGACCGGATGCCCGACGACCTGGGTGCCGACGCCGACACCGAGGACGGGGAGCTGCCGGAGCAGTTCAGTGTGCAGAACGCCGGCCGGCTGTGGGCCTCGTCGATGGGGATGTCGTTCACCGTGTCGGCCGACGTGCCGGCGCTGGCGCTCACCGTGGGCTGGGGGCACTACGACACGGTGGTGCAGGCGACTGAGCACGGCAACCCGCGGGCGGTCTGGACCCGCCGGCCGGTCGAGCATCGGGTGACTGTGCCGCTGGACGGGGCGCCGCAGCGACGGTTCCTGCTCACCAACCCCGGCCCGGAGGATCCGGAGGACGCCCCGGCTGCTACTGAGGTCGCCGACGGCAGCGGCGAAGGGATCTACCTGACCGTCGAGGTGCACAGCCGGCCCAACCCCGGCGGCGAGCCGACCCGGGTGGTGGAGCTGGCGCTGATCAACTCGCAACCGGAGCCGGCCGGCCGGGCCGACGTGGCGTGGCTGTTCCAAGCTGGCCTGCAGGTGAGTGCGCCCGACGGGCAGGCAGCGGTGTTTCTGCCGGTGGACGACCCGCTGGAGGATCTGGCCGAGCACACCACCGACTATGAAGAGCAGCATCTGCGGCTACTCTACCGGCACCAGCTCAGCCACGCCGGCGGTCGCAACGTCGCGGTGGCGGTCGACCGGAGAGACGGCGAGCGCCGGGCCTGGCGGCTGACCACCGACTGGCTGCCCTCCCACGACGTGCCGGCGACGATCGCGCCGCCGCCGGACGAGTCGCCCCACCTGGCCGGGCTGGAGCTGGCGATGGACACCCTCGCCGAGCTGCCGGCCGACGCGCTCGCCGCCGGGCTTAGGCCGTTGGCCGACGGCTACCGGGCCTGGCTGGCCGAGCGGCGGGCCGAGGTGGACAGTCTTCCCGAGCCGTTGCGGCCGGCCGCCCACCGGGCGCTGTATCGGGCCGGCAGCATCGCCGACCGGATCGGCACCGGCATCACGCTGCTCGTCGATGAACCAGAGGCGTTGGAGGCGTTTCGGTTCGCCAACCGGGCGATGGCGCTGCAACGGCGCCACACCACCCTGGCCGGGCTGCGGGAGAGCGAAGGGCTCGACTACCAGACCGCGCGGGACGAGGTGGCGGACATGGGGGCCAAGGTCGCCTCGTGGCGGCCGTTCCAGCTCGCGTTCGTGCTGTTGAACCTGCCGGCGCTGACCGACCCGGCCCACCCGCAGCGGCGCGCCGAGGGCGGCAGCGCCCTTGTGGACCTGCTCTTCTTCCCCACCGGTGGGGGCAAGACCGAGGCGTACCTCGGCCTCACCGCGTACACGTTCGCCGTACGGCGGCGGCAGGGGATGATCGGCGCCGGGGTCGACGCCCGCAACGGCGGGGACGGCATGGCGGTGCTGATGCGCTACACCCTGCGGCTGCTCACCGCGCAGCAGTTCCAGCGGGCGGCGGCGCTGGTGTGCGCGGCGGAGTATCTGCGCCGGGAGGCGGAGCTGACCGACGGCCGTTACGGCACCGAACCGTTCCGGATCGGGCTGTGGGTCGGCAGCGCGGTCGCACCGAACTGGTACGACGAGGCCAAGCGCCAGGTCGACGACGCCCGCACCACCGGCAAGGGGGAGCGGGTCAACGTGCTGCAGGTGCTCGCTTGCCCGTGGTGCGGTGAGCGGCTGCGCGGCGAGCGAGACCTGGACTCACGCGACGACGAACGGCGGGTGCGGTTGTACTGCCCGCGGGGGGAGGGCGCCTTCGCCTGCCCGTTCTCGCGGCGGATGTCGCCGCAGGAAGGGCTGCCGATCCTCACCGTGGACGAGGAGCTGTACCGGTACCCACCCAGCCTGGTGATTGCCACTGTGGACAAGCTGGCCCAGCTGCCGTGGCTCGGCTGCGCCGGTCACCTGTTCGGCGAGGTGCGGCAGCGCTGCCCGCGCCACGGCTACCGGCACCCGGACCTGGACGCCCGCACCGGCTGCCGGGGCCGGCACAACCGCACCGACCGGCTGCCGGCGGTGACCAGCGAGCCGGTGACCCCGCTGCGGCCACCAGATCTGATCATCCAGGACGAGTTGCACCTGATATCCGGGGCGCTGGGCACCACGGTCGGGCTGTTCGAGGCGGCGGTGGACCAGCTGTGCGCCTGGCCGGTGCCGGACCCCGACCAGGGGCAGGTGCGGGCCGGGCCGGTGATCGTCGCTTCCACCGCCACCACCAAGCGGGCCGACGCCCAGGTCCGCGCCCTCTACGGCCGGGAGTTGGCGGTCTTCCCACCGCCGGCGCTGGACGTGGCCGACACCTTCTTCTCCCGGCAGGTGCCGGTGACCCGGCAGCATCCGGGCCGCCGCTACCTCGGGATGTGCGCCCACGGCGTCCGGCTCAAAGCGGCCGAGATCCGGCTCGGCGAGATCCTGCTGCTGGCTGGCCAGACCCTCTTCGACCGGTACGGCAAGCCGGCCGACCCGTACATGACGATGGTCGGCTACTTCAACGCCACCCGGGAGCTGGCCGGGATGCGGCGTTACCTCGACGATGACGTGACCATCCGGGTGCGCCGCAACGGCCGGCAGCGGGGGATCGCCAACCGCATCCACAGCCGCACCGGCCTGCTGAACATCAGCGAGCTGACCTCCCGGATCTCCTCGGCCGACATCGCCGACGTGCTCAAACGGCTGGAGTACGGCTTCGACCCGGCGCTGGACACGTCGGTGCGCCGGGAGGCGCTCGCCACCGAGCTGCGGGCGGCCAAAAAGGACAAGCGTGAGCCGCGGATCCCGGAGCGTGCGGGGCCGATGCCGATGGATGTCGTGCTCGCCACCTCGATGCTGCAGGTCGGGGTGGACGTGTCCCGGTTCGGGCTGATGGTGGTCACCGGGCAGCCGAAGAACACCGCCGAATACATCCAGGCCTCCTCCCGGGTGGGTCGCGACGCCGAGCGACCCGGGCTGGTGGTCACCCTCTACAACTGGTCCCGGCCAAGGGACCTGGCCCACTACGAGCACTTCGGGCACTACCACGCCACCTTCTACCGGCAGGTGGAGGCGCTGTCGGTGACCCCGTACGCCCGTCGGGCGCTGGACCGGGGCACGGCGGCGACCGCGGTGGCGGCGTTGCGGCACGCGGCACCCGAGCACTCGGCCAACGGTGGTGCCGGCCGGATCGAGCTGAGCGGACCGGTGGCTCAGCAGGTCACCGAGCGGCTGCTGGCCCGGGCCCGGGCGGCCGGTGGGGAGCGGGGCCGGGAGTATCTGGCCGAGCGGCTGGCGGTGCTGCGCGACGCCTGGGCGAGCCGGCAGCGGGGCGACTATGCGCTCGGATACGCCGCCCGGCGGGACCCGCAACAGACCTATGTGGGCCTGCTGGACGCTGCCGGTGACGGGCCCTGGCATGTGCTGACCGTGCCCCGGTCGATGCGCGAGACCGAGAACGAGGTCAACCTGCTGGTCTCCGGTGGGGACCTAACCGAGTCGCTGATGGAGGCCCCGGCCTGGGGGTTCAGCCGGGTCGAGGCCGGGTCGGGCGACGAGTCGGATGAACCGGCCGGGGACGAGTTCGGTGAGCCCGCCACCACTCGAGGGGGCCGGTCATGA
- the drmB gene encoding DUF1998 domain-containing protein, producing MTRPSGHGRRVGAVRPSHLMFTAGVGGVVDLPNFSVLVRGLDEWRYDHDHAPLLEPRLLEAVQKLLGPSVAELRPAPWLPGIDDRPGGEAAKIGVPVVPFPQWLRCTACDELGSYHPSVWTFSNDKPRRPDLACFLHAQCPTRRRRALAVPARFLLACTAGHLDDFPYLLFLHGGDGCPQAPNPRLVMRDFGGNLGANVQLECVSCQARRNISDAMGQRGLENLPRCRGRHPHLQTFDPGGCEEQARLLVVGASNQWFPQTLAALAVPKPSGGRLDDEVEKAWGTLSTVTDPSVLKTLWTIPTFSKLREWTDTQVWEAIERRRGAATPAPGPAGHPDLRTAEWQIFTADQQPPVTEDFAVRRDPAGVPATLAGLFADVLEVERLREVRALVGFTRLDAPDPDDPEPGRRRVRLGRGDRPSWVPASEVRGEGIFLRVNEELIAGWAEEAAGSAAIAAHREAYQRFQHNRYSGRLPVDFDPLRNWPGPRYLALHTLSHLLIRTIALECGYSSASLGERIYARPPDDGDPRAGILIYTAVPDAEGTLGGLVSLAEPEPLERLVRRALADARRCSSDPLCGQRLPQRPADFLHGAACHVCLFVSETTCERGNRFLDRRFVVPVDDPKLALVPEL from the coding sequence ATGACCCGCCCCAGCGGCCACGGGCGTCGGGTCGGCGCGGTGCGCCCCAGCCACCTGATGTTCACCGCCGGGGTGGGTGGGGTGGTGGACCTGCCCAACTTCTCGGTGCTGGTGCGCGGGCTCGACGAGTGGCGCTACGACCACGACCACGCGCCGCTGCTCGAGCCCCGGCTGCTGGAGGCGGTGCAGAAGCTGCTCGGCCCATCCGTCGCCGAGCTACGGCCGGCGCCGTGGCTGCCCGGCATCGACGACCGGCCCGGCGGCGAGGCGGCCAAGATAGGGGTGCCGGTGGTGCCCTTCCCGCAGTGGCTGCGCTGCACCGCCTGCGACGAGCTCGGCAGCTACCACCCGAGCGTCTGGACGTTCAGCAACGACAAGCCACGCCGGCCCGACCTCGCCTGCTTCCTGCACGCCCAGTGCCCGACCCGGCGCCGCCGCGCCCTGGCGGTGCCAGCCCGGTTCCTGCTCGCCTGCACCGCCGGGCACCTCGACGACTTCCCGTACCTGCTGTTCCTGCACGGCGGCGACGGCTGCCCACAGGCGCCCAACCCGCGGCTGGTGATGCGGGACTTCGGCGGCAACCTGGGTGCCAACGTGCAGCTGGAGTGTGTCAGTTGCCAGGCCCGGCGCAACATCAGCGACGCCATGGGGCAGCGTGGACTGGAGAATCTGCCACGATGCCGGGGCCGGCACCCGCACCTGCAGACCTTTGACCCGGGCGGGTGCGAGGAGCAGGCGCGGCTGCTGGTGGTCGGCGCCTCCAACCAGTGGTTCCCGCAGACCCTGGCCGCGCTGGCGGTCCCGAAGCCCTCCGGCGGCCGGCTGGACGATGAGGTGGAGAAGGCCTGGGGCACCCTCAGCACGGTCACCGATCCGTCGGTGCTGAAGACACTGTGGACCATCCCGACCTTCTCAAAGTTGCGGGAGTGGACCGACACGCAGGTGTGGGAGGCGATCGAGCGGCGCCGCGGCGCGGCGACCCCGGCTCCGGGCCCGGCGGGGCACCCGGACCTGCGTACCGCCGAGTGGCAGATCTTCACCGCCGACCAGCAACCGCCGGTGACCGAGGACTTCGCGGTGCGGCGCGACCCGGCCGGGGTGCCGGCGACGCTGGCCGGCCTCTTCGCCGACGTACTGGAGGTGGAGCGGCTGCGGGAGGTGCGGGCGCTGGTCGGCTTCACCCGGCTCGACGCCCCCGACCCGGACGACCCGGAGCCGGGGCGGCGGCGGGTCCGGCTCGGCCGGGGCGACCGGCCCAGCTGGGTGCCGGCGAGCGAGGTCCGGGGCGAAGGGATCTTCCTGCGGGTCAACGAGGAGCTGATCGCCGGCTGGGCGGAGGAGGCCGCCGGCTCTGCGGCGATCGCCGCCCACCGGGAGGCGTACCAGCGGTTCCAGCACAACCGCTACTCCGGCCGGTTGCCGGTCGACTTCGATCCGCTGCGTAACTGGCCCGGGCCCCGATATCTTGCCCTGCACACGCTGTCGCACCTGCTGATCCGGACCATCGCGCTGGAGTGCGGCTACAGCTCGGCCAGCCTGGGCGAGCGGATCTACGCCCGGCCGCCCGACGACGGCGACCCACGGGCAGGAATCCTGATCTACACCGCGGTTCCCGACGCCGAAGGCACCCTGGGCGGGCTGGTGTCGCTGGCCGAGCCGGAGCCGCTGGAACGGCTGGTGCGCCGCGCGTTGGCCGACGCCCGGCGCTGCTCATCGGACCCGCTCTGCGGGCAGCGGCTGCCGCAGCGGCCGGCAGACTTCCTGCACGGCGCCGCCTGCCACGTGTGCCTGTTCGTCTCCGAGACCACCTGCGAGCGCGGCAACCGGTTCCTGGACCGGCGGTTCGTGGTGCCGGTCGACGACCCGAAGCTGGCGCTGGTGCCGGAGCTGTGA
- the drmC gene encoding DISARM system phospholipase D-like protein DrmC: MNAAFETASAALAAELGPDRLRRLAEAIEAGEPRYALSAIGLDHPAVAQLLAVLDAGPPELAASYLRGLAAGYAHRAAAVSAELVWTGPTTFDVPVRSTAQVLADLVDQAASELILVTYAARPHPPLLAALAAATDRGVSVWIVVETLGGAGSALQGEQPAKAFADLPKIPLFTWAIDRRPDGARMHAKLVVADERVLFVSSANLTAAGIGSNVEAGLLVSGGPAARRAAEHLRAMRRHGLLVRI, from the coding sequence GTGAACGCCGCGTTCGAGACGGCGTCGGCCGCGCTCGCCGCCGAGCTGGGGCCGGACCGGCTGCGGCGGCTCGCGGAGGCGATCGAGGCCGGTGAGCCCCGATATGCGCTGAGCGCCATCGGTCTCGATCATCCGGCGGTGGCCCAGCTGTTGGCAGTGTTGGACGCTGGGCCGCCGGAGCTCGCCGCCAGCTATCTGCGCGGGCTCGCCGCCGGCTACGCCCACCGGGCCGCGGCGGTGAGCGCGGAGCTGGTGTGGACGGGGCCGACCACCTTCGACGTCCCGGTGCGCTCGACCGCCCAGGTGCTCGCCGACCTGGTGGATCAGGCGGCCTCGGAGCTGATCTTGGTCACCTATGCCGCTCGGCCCCACCCACCGTTGCTGGCAGCGCTCGCCGCCGCCACGGACCGGGGAGTGTCAGTGTGGATCGTGGTCGAGACGCTCGGCGGGGCGGGCAGCGCGCTGCAGGGCGAGCAGCCGGCGAAGGCCTTCGCCGACCTGCCGAAGATTCCGCTGTTTACCTGGGCGATCGACCGCCGACCGGACGGTGCCCGGATGCACGCGAAGCTGGTCGTCGCCGACGAACGGGTTTTGTTCGTCAGCAGCGCCAACCTCACCGCCGCCGGTATCGGCAGCAACGTCGAAGCAGGTCTGCTGGTCAGCGGCGGGCCGGCGGCGCGTCGCGCAGCCGAACATCTGCGTGCGATGCGGCGTCACGGCCTGCTTGTCCGAATCTAA